GAATCAACCAGATCTTTATTGTTTGAAACAATCTATAAGTGAAATGTTTTATAGATATCTCTCCATTTTTATAGATTTATGTAGTAATTTTTCCAAACAAAAGTGAACAGGAAGAAATATCATATAAATCCACTATACATTTGTTAATCCTAAACTGATTAATTTGCAATgcgcaaattttttatttgaacatTTTAATGATCTATTAAAGACCTCAATATCTATCCTGGATTTCTGGGCAGGTTTTGGGCCGATCCAAGAAAGGCGATCCAAAATCATGGTATAATATTTGGTGGTTGTAAAAAGGGCTTGATTTTGCGAGATGGACTGAATTGACCCATGTGGCCTGTGGTCATGTccatttaattttcttttcgtTTCTTTTAAGAATGCTTTGTATTGGAAACAAACTGACATACAAAATAATACTTAGAAAAAGTACTTAAATAATGAAATTTGTTTAATAACTAcagaaaatacattaataaaatcTTAAAGGCATGATGGTGTTTGGAATTACGCTCACTATTTTTCATGTTTAgaaacatcatttttcatatatacacaAGTCTGAATATTTACCTAAGTAGTTCCTTGGGACTTTTGAGAAGTTTTGGCGTTGCATTTTGAAGAGATTATCAATTAATGCAtttgtaaaacacaaataatcagAAAAAGTTTACTGGAAAAGTGTTTTTGAATTTACAAAGAGATAAAACAGAGTTAGAAAAAACTGATAAAAACatgcttttttttaaaatacaattataGAGATGAAAATTTCTTTGTGTTAAAAACGCAATGTCAAACCCCTTTAAACATACCTAGCAATAAGCTTAGTACACCCGAAACTTTTAGAATTGTGTTAAAATCTTTACCATGACACAACATCATGAAGTATAAGCTTCTTAATTGTTATTCatctttccatatatatatatacaagatacACACAAAAACAAACGACATTGAAAGGTCAAGTAGACCTCTCTTTCAAGTTTCATGAACGGACCCCTACTTTGACCTTCTTGATCAATAAATATGCAATCTTATTCAGTTTGTTAAGACCACATATTGAAAACATTATACAAACTTCGTATATTTCCACGaataatcacataaatttaaCCCATAACTCGGGTCAAAGGCAGTACCTTCTCCTCTTGTTAGGCAGCATTGTTCTTGGAGAGTATTCAAGTGATATTGACCCTTTTTCTATGATAGATGTAAGAGCTTTATGAACAGAACTATGTAGATCTTCATTATTTGTGGTGAAATAGAAAATGATTTTCACATAGTCTCCTAGAGTCGACAACTCTGCCCTTTCGATGGTGACTTTGAGGTCAGCAAGGGCTCTTCTTATATCTGTTAGGAGCTCAGAGCGGTGCTTGCAACAAAATGTAACTTGAAATGTCAACCTTCCATCGTCTGAAACCTGCGTGAccttttcaattttgacttcgTCGATATCTTCTGGCATGAGGAGACCTTCACTCGCTTGCGTTGCATTTGTTTTCAGTTGTTTTAGTTGGCGGACAACTTCAGCGAGTAATGTGGCTTTGTCcatctgttaaaaaaaaaagaaacataaaattgTATGAAAACTAGCTATAAGGAAACTCTATCCATTTTGATTGTCAAAAGTAAAATAACACTAACTTTTTTATGCTTACTAGGCTATATTCGACATGggaataaaaatacaaaacaacCCGTTCTAAAACTAATTGGTATGAACTCAAAGGTCAATACATCAATTCTTCGGAATAGATGGCCAATAAATAAGACGACTTTTTTACATTGATCAACATGTAAACGAAGTGCATTATCGGATAAATGTTGTAGTCATTTAGCCGGTTGGCCTTATATCGACTGACATTCATTTCCCCTCTACAAAAATGCTTTGTGTGGCCACTTGGAGGAAATTTTCAGGGGAACTAGCACTTAGGCCATCTCCAATAGTAAATTCAGTTTGTCACAACATACTGGTCAGCTCATCAATACATCAACAAACTGTTTTAGCACATTGAACCAACAAACTGAACTCATTTCCTTCCAACCGAGCATACTGAAACTTAGTTTGCCCGTACCacatcatcatttatattaaattataaaacatagACCATTCtatttatgatttttcaaaaaaattcaaaagatttaaagattttttaacatttttaaaagttattcaatattaaccaaaaatctttaaaataataataataagaagttTAAATGCaggtcaaatatatatatatatatatatactagcgtTGTACCAGCGCGATGCAGTgggaaaa
The sequence above is drawn from the Erigeron canadensis isolate Cc75 chromosome 4, C_canadensis_v1, whole genome shotgun sequence genome and encodes:
- the LOC122597775 gene encoding transcription factor bHLH106-like is translated as MDFYDWNHGFLDMGSFGVDESLVMSNGFDSFCGNVEGLFIKSCESLVLDDEKNELVMKSQSKMVEKKVGLLSGEKSLAALKSHSEAERRRRERINAHLDTLRGLVPSNDKMDKATLLAEVVRQLKQLKTNATQASEGLLMPEDIDEVKIEKVTQVSDDGRLTFQVTFCCKHRSELLTDIRRALADLKVTIERAELSTLGDYVKIIFYFTTNNEDLHSSVHKALTSIIEKGSISLEYSPRTMLPNKRRRYCL